The Sporosarcina sp. 6E9 genome segment CTAGCAATTGCTAAGTAAATGCGTTTTAAAATAACCCAATTCATTCAGTTTAAATAAATCCACTTCCATCTCCTTTCAATTCCATTTTGAAAGCAAAAAAACCAATCTCCCCTTGAATGGAAAAATCGGTTTTAATATATATCACGCAAAATGCGTAAGTATCTCTTCTGATATGCCTAAGCAACTTTTGACGTCAATACGTCTGCCTAACTTATCCTCAAATAAGGTATACGAAGGCTAAGAATTTGTGCCGTATCTCTTTCTGCATATGCAAAAAGTGTAACGACTTTCACTAGTAGAACTGTGACTTAACAACATAAAGAATATACTATCACTTTAACAAAACCTGGGGCTGATAGCAACTTCAGCGGAAACTACGGCTTAATTAAAGATTTTCACCTTTATTCAATATTTATTGGGCAGATAGTTCACTTTCAGTTACCCATTTATGATTTGTAACCTTTTCCCCACCGGTAGTCGGCGTGTAATCGATCATATAGACGGTAGTTTTTTCATCTGAATCAATTTCAGCTGTTGCTCCTTCCATCCCTTTCATATGGTCTGCCTCTATGGTTACTTCAGTTCCTTGTTCTAATATTTTGTCATCAGCATCTTTAATTTCTTCTTGGATAACCCATTTATGATTTTCCACTCTTTCTCCGCCAGTTACCGGGGTATACGAAATAGCGTATGCCGTAGTATCATAAGCACCCACGATTGTTGCCACTGCACCGTCCATACCTTCCATATGGTCTGTTTTAATAATTGCTTCGCTTCCGACTGGATAGGTTGGATTCTCCGCCTCTTCCAAGTTTTTAGGGACTTCACCTGAGCCGGAATGGTTCATTTCCATCTTCATGTCTTCCTGTTTGGATGTATTATTAGTGGTTGGGCTTTTTTCATTGCTTGTATTGTTTCCACATCCACTTAAACCAATAATTATAGCCGCACTTAATAAAAGGAATTGCTTTTTCATCTGAATAACGCTCCTTATCTGGATAATTCACAAATAGTAAGAAGCTGTTCCGAGAAATACTTTTTTCACTTCTTGAAACAGCTCCATTGATGGCTACATTTTTGGTATAACGCTTAAGCTACCATTTTCCGGCATGCCTCGGCACACTTTCGGCAAGATTCAGCGCAGCGTTGGCAATGATCGTGATCATGTTTCGCACACTCTTCCGCACAACGTTCGCAAATCTCTGCGCAAAGTTCTAAAATCTGCTTAGTAAATGGACTATTTCGCGTCATTGCTTGTGCTGCAAACGCACATATATCTGCACATTCACGGTCCAAGCGGATACAATCAGCCATCATCTTCAAATCTTCCTCTTTCAAGCACGCATCAAAACAGACATTACATGCCTCTAGACATTCCAAACATGCTTTTAGGCATTCTTCATATTTCGTATTCATGGACTCACCTCCTGCTATTTTTGCAATCAGTGATATTTTTCCCTTAAGAGACGTTTTAAAACTAAAAAGGAGAAACTCCTTAAAAAATCCTTATTTTCCTTTCATTTTCTTTATTGAAATTGAAACAACCAGCATGAACGTATTCGCACTGGTTGTTTCAATAGAGTATTCCGGCATTTAACTAAAACGGACTTCCACAAATTATTGAATTAAGTTTATTCCACCTTTACTTGTCCCATCATGCCGTTGTCTTCATGTTCAAGTATATGACAATGGAACATGTACACGCCCTTATGCTTAAATTGTATAGCTATTGTTACGGTCTCATCTGGCTTTATAGAAAAACTATCTTTCCAACCTCGTTCATTTTCCGGTGGCTCTTCACCATCTCTGGAGATTATTTTAAATTGCGTTCCGTGAATGTGAAACGGATGAATCATGCCACCCATCATATCCGGTTTATTGTAAATTTCCCAAACTTCAGTGACCCCTTGTTGTTGCGTGAAATCAATACGTTCTGGATCAAATTTCTTTCCGTTTATCGTTACCATGTCCATCATTCCAAAAAGTTCAACTTTCTTTGTGACTGGTAAATCCAACTCTTCTTCTGTCAATGCAAAATTATTCATCTTCCCTGGAATTTTGCTAATCGCGCCGCTTTGATCAGAAATTTCAAATGATAACAGGACAGACCCATCCTCGCTGATTAATGCCAAATCATTTTCTGTATTAAGCTGTGAAAAATCAATCACGATTTCTGCCCGCTCCGAAGGCGTTAGTGTGACTTCTTTCAAAAGTACCGGTTCATTCAAGAAACCGCCATCTGTTGCAATTTGAACAAAGGAATCTCCAGTATTCAATTTGAATGTATAATTTCTTGCGTTGGATCCATTTAATAGACGTAGACGTATTTTTTCTTTGTTTACAGTCAACTTCGGATTCAATGTCCCATTGATTAATAGCGTATCACCGATTGTCCCATCGTCATTCATCGCAGCGCTGTAATTCAACTGATTCTTTTCATCAAATGTTCTATCTTGAAAAATTAATGGAATGTCATTCTTCCCATAATCACTTGGCAGCCCTAAACTTTTCGAATTGTCATCTTCAATATAGATTAGGCCCGCCAGTCCATTATAAACTTGTTCAGCAGTTTTCCCCTCTGGATGTGGATGGAACCATAAAGTCGACGCCTCTTGTGTCACTTCAAATTCAATTACCTTTTCCTCACCCGGTTTAAGTGCATCATGTGGCCCGCCATCTGCATCCCCTGATACTTCCAAACCATGCCAATGAAATGTTGTTTCCTCATCCAACTCATTGATTGTCCTGATTTTAATTTTTTCACCTTTTTCAAAACGAAGCATTTGCCCTAAAAAAGATCCGTTGTACCCAAACGTATTTGTTTCTGTTCCATCGAATATTTCAGTTTTCCCTTTTTGTGCGCTAACCGTGTATGCCACATCGTCCTCATTATCACGTTTTAGCTGTGAGGGGATTTTCAATTCATTTTCCCCTGTCGAGTCGTTTAAACTTACAACCTCATCATGACTCATATGACCTTCCATCATCATGCCATGATCCATCTTTCCGTCACTCATCATTGAATGATCCATTTCCTCATCTGGTTCCGAATTAGTGCTACTGCAACCGCTGATAACCAATATACTTATCGCCAATGCGGTAATCTTAATTTTTAATCCCATTGAGTATTTCCCCTCTTCTCTTGATTATTTCTTTTGTAGTGTAACAAGAAAATATGAAAAAAATATGCAAACGATATTGAACGAATGTGGAACTTACAACTCAATAATCATCGTTCATCATTTCGACTTACTTTCTCCATAGATAATGGATATTTGATAGCTATCATTATGTATAAGAGGGATACAAGGAAATGAATCCCCAAACAAATAGGAGGTAATCATTTTGAAAAAATGGTTATTGGCATCAGTTTTATTAAGTGTTTTGCTTGTACTTGCTGCTTGCGGCGGAAAAGATACGAGTGACGGAACGGAGAAGGTAGATAATACTGGCTCTTCGGAAGATGCAACCGCTAACAATGAAATCAATATTACAGGAACAAACTTCGAATTTGACCAAGCAGAATATACTGTCAAGGCTGGCGAGACGGTTAAAATAACATATAAAAACGAAGAAGGAATGCACGGAATTGCTATCGATGGCCTCGATATAGACATTAAAGGAGATGGAGAGGCTACTTTCACTCCTACAGAGCCGGGAGAATATACAATCTACTGTAATATTCCATGTGGGGCAGGACATGCCGATATGAAGTCAACACTGATTGTCACATGATTTGATTTCTAAAAACGGGTAGGATCGGGGATAATCACCCGATCCTACTCGTTTTTGAGTTTATATTTCTACTGACTTCAATCGTACAAATTATCCTCATTTATTATTTCAAATCAACTTTTTGTAGACGTAACGCATTCAACACAACAGATACCGAACTAAACGCCATTGCCGCACCGGCAACCCAAGGAGCTAATAGACCAATTGCCGCAATCGGTATCCCGATCGTATTGTAAATGAATGCGAAAAACAAGTTCTGCTTAATATTCCGCATTGTTTTTCTACTCATGATAATCGCATCAGCAACGCTATTTAAATCTCCACGCATCAGCGTAATGTCAGCTGCTTCTATGGCGATATCCGTTCCGGTACCTACTGCCATCCCGATATTGGCCATGGCAAGTGCGGGTGCATCATTAATCCCGTCCCCGACCATCGCTACCTTTTTACCTTGCTCCTGAAGCTTTTTAATCTCTTCACTTTTCTGCTCCGGTAATACTTCCGCGATTACGTTTGACAGGTCGACTTGATGGGCAATAGCCTCTGCGGTACGTTGGTTGTCGCCTGTAAGCATGATGACATCCAACCCAAGCTTTTTCATTCTTGCAATCGCTTCTTTAGATGTATCCTTCACTGTATCAGCAACCGCGACGACACCGGCAAGTTTATGATCCACGGCAATAAGCATCGCCGTTTTCCCTTCACTCTCTAGCTTCTCCATAGATGCTTCTGAATCCAAGGTTGCAATCTTATGCTCTTTCATTAATTTTCTTGTGCCAACTAATACTTCTTTTCCGCTTACTTCGGCCCGAATTCCATAACCAGGAAAAGCTTCAAAATCAGATGCATCAAGAAGTGTAATACCTTTTTCTTTTACGCCATTAACAATTGCCTGCGCCAAAGGATGCTCAGATTGATTTTCAGCTGTTGCAATCAACTGTAGCACTTCTTCTTCTGTAAAGCCCGATGTCACTGAAATATCTGTTAAAGCAGGCTGACCTTTTGTAACTGTCCCCGTTTTATCCAAGACTACGGTATCAATTGACTGCGTGTTTTCCAAATGTTCTCCGCCTTTAAAGAGAAGTCCCATTTCAGCAGCCCTACCTGAACCCGCCATAATCGAAGTCGGTGTCGCCAAACCAAGTGCACATGGGCAAGCTATAACTAAAATCGAAATGGTTGGAATTAATGCGGAACGCAAATCACCCGGTGTCACAGCAAAATACCAAATAAAGAATGTCGCAATCGCGATGACGACAACAACTGGAACAAAAACACCGGATATTCGATCCGCCAAACGCTGAATATCTGCCTTGGACCCTTGCGCTTCCTCAACCACTTTCACAATTTGTGCTAATGCCGAATCCTTTCCAACTTTTGTCGCTTTGATTTGCAATGAACCATTCTTATTAATCGTTGCGCCAATGACTGTGTCACCCGCAACTTTATCAATGGGAATACTTTCACCTGTAATCATCGATTCGTCGATTGCGGAGCGCCCTTCGATAATTTCTCCATCCACCGGAATTTTCTCCCCCGGCCTTACCAAGATTATATCTCCCGTTATGACTTCCTCAATAGGTATTTCTTTTTCAATACCGTCTTTCAGAACACGGGCTGTTTTAGCCTGCAAACCAAGGAGCTTTTGAATGGCCTGACTCGTTTTCCCTTTCGCACGAACTTCAAATAACTTACCAAGTACGATGAGTGTGATAATAACTGCTGCTGCTTCAAAATAAAGCTCGGGATGTCCAATGCCTCCCGTGTTCATCCATTCAACCGATAAATAAATACTGTAAAAGTATGCCGCACTCGTACCAAGTGCAACTAAGACATCCATGTTTGCACTTTTATTTCTCAGCGCGTTAAAAGCACTTCTGTAAAATGGACCACCAATGATGAATTGAACCGGTGTTGCAAGCGCTAGCTGTAACCATGGGTTCATCAGAATATTGGGCATATAAATGAACGATAAAAATTCAAAATGCGCAACCATCGACCATAACAGCGGCAGTGTCAAAATGGCCGAAAAAATGAACCTTCTCTGCTGCTTGCTAATTTCATGTACTTTATGATCCATTTTGTCTTTACCGTCTTGCTTGGGAATTAATTCATACCCCATTTTCTTAACAGCCGTCATCATGTCAGCTGTTTCAACCTGTTTGTCGTCATATTCCACGGCAATCGTTTCTAATGCAAAGTTAACGTTTGCGCTAGAGACACCTTCCATCTTATTAATTCTTTTCTCAATTCTCGTGGCACATGCCGCACATGTCATGCCGGAAATATCGAAGTCCACTTTTTCTTGGACAACATGGAAGCCTAACTTTTCAACTCTTTTCTTAAATTCATTCACATTCGTTTTATCTGGATCGTAAACAATCGTGGAGCTTTCCATTGCAAAGTTGACATTTGCTTTTTCGACGCCTTCTATTTTTGATAGACCTTTTTCAATTCGGTTTGCACACGCTGAACAAGTCATTCCATTAATTTTCAACGTTTTTTCGGTGTTTGCCATTTATTATCCCT includes the following:
- a CDS encoding heavy metal translocating P-type ATPase, producing MANTEKTLKINGMTCSACANRIEKGLSKIEGVEKANVNFAMESSTIVYDPDKTNVNEFKKRVEKLGFHVVQEKVDFDISGMTCAACATRIEKRINKMEGVSSANVNFALETIAVEYDDKQVETADMMTAVKKMGYELIPKQDGKDKMDHKVHEISKQQRRFIFSAILTLPLLWSMVAHFEFLSFIYMPNILMNPWLQLALATPVQFIIGGPFYRSAFNALRNKSANMDVLVALGTSAAYFYSIYLSVEWMNTGGIGHPELYFEAAAVIITLIVLGKLFEVRAKGKTSQAIQKLLGLQAKTARVLKDGIEKEIPIEEVITGDIILVRPGEKIPVDGEIIEGRSAIDESMITGESIPIDKVAGDTVIGATINKNGSLQIKATKVGKDSALAQIVKVVEEAQGSKADIQRLADRISGVFVPVVVVIAIATFFIWYFAVTPGDLRSALIPTISILVIACPCALGLATPTSIMAGSGRAAEMGLLFKGGEHLENTQSIDTVVLDKTGTVTKGQPALTDISVTSGFTEEEVLQLIATAENQSEHPLAQAIVNGVKEKGITLLDASDFEAFPGYGIRAEVSGKEVLVGTRKLMKEHKIATLDSEASMEKLESEGKTAMLIAVDHKLAGVVAVADTVKDTSKEAIARMKKLGLDVIMLTGDNQRTAEAIAHQVDLSNVIAEVLPEQKSEEIKKLQEQGKKVAMVGDGINDAPALAMANIGMAVGTGTDIAIEAADITLMRGDLNSVADAIIMSRKTMRNIKQNLFFAFIYNTIGIPIAAIGLLAPWVAGAAMAFSSVSVVLNALRLQKVDLK
- a CDS encoding multicopper oxidase family protein, giving the protein MGLKIKITALAISILVISGCSSTNSEPDEEMDHSMMSDGKMDHGMMMEGHMSHDEVVSLNDSTGENELKIPSQLKRDNEDDVAYTVSAQKGKTEIFDGTETNTFGYNGSFLGQMLRFEKGEKIKIRTINELDEETTFHWHGLEVSGDADGGPHDALKPGEEKVIEFEVTQEASTLWFHPHPEGKTAEQVYNGLAGLIYIEDDNSKSLGLPSDYGKNDIPLIFQDRTFDEKNQLNYSAAMNDDGTIGDTLLINGTLNPKLTVNKEKIRLRLLNGSNARNYTFKLNTGDSFVQIATDGGFLNEPVLLKEVTLTPSERAEIVIDFSQLNTENDLALISEDGSVLLSFEISDQSGAISKIPGKMNNFALTEEELDLPVTKKVELFGMMDMVTINGKKFDPERIDFTQQQGVTEVWEIYNKPDMMGGMIHPFHIHGTQFKIISRDGEEPPENERGWKDSFSIKPDETVTIAIQFKHKGVYMFHCHILEHEDNGMMGQVKVE
- a CDS encoding cupredoxin domain-containing protein, with translation MKKWLLASVLLSVLLVLAACGGKDTSDGTEKVDNTGSSEDATANNEINITGTNFEFDQAEYTVKAGETVKITYKNEEGMHGIAIDGLDIDIKGDGEATFTPTEPGEYTIYCNIPCGAGHADMKSTLIVT
- a CDS encoding four-helix bundle copper-binding protein, which gives rise to MNTKYEECLKACLECLEACNVCFDACLKEEDLKMMADCIRLDRECADICAFAAQAMTRNSPFTKQILELCAEICERCAEECAKHDHDHCQRCAESCRKCAEACRKMVA
- a CDS encoding YdhK family protein yields the protein MKKQFLLLSAAIIIGLSGCGNNTSNEKSPTTNNTSKQEDMKMEMNHSGSGEVPKNLEEAENPTYPVGSEAIIKTDHMEGMDGAVATIVGAYDTTAYAISYTPVTGGERVENHKWVIQEEIKDADDKILEQGTEVTIEADHMKGMEGATAEIDSDEKTTVYMIDYTPTTGGEKVTNHKWVTESELSAQ